In Cinclus cinclus chromosome 1, bCinCin1.1, whole genome shotgun sequence, the sequence AGCTCATTAATTCTCCCATATGATACTACAGGATTTGGATCCAAATCAACATATTCtaaattccatggaaaaacGTGAACAGCATTGCATTTCAGAAATTCATGAGCGGTGGATAGATTCTGTACGCTGGGAGGCTGGGACTGACATACTCTAAAAATGGAATCCATGTGGATTAAGTTCAGCAGCTTGTCTTTGAAGGTGCTCATTTCAATGTTATCACACAAAGTCTTTTGTTTTGGCTCAGCTGTATTAGAGAAAATGTTCCCTATGAAATTCCATATATTTGGGAGAACATTTGAGCCAAACATCATGTTTGCATCAGCCTTACTCTGTTCAAGGACTCCAGACTTTAAGTAAGGTTGTTTGGCAAAAGGATCCCTTAATGTTTCTTCTTGTTCCAtgttatttttcacaaaattttTGAGCAAGATGTCACGTTCTGTGGCAGGTGTGCTGGTGATATTCTCCTCAGGTCCATGTGTTTTGGGACATACCAGAAGCTCCGTACATGGCTCTAATCTCCCATATGGGGCTGCTGGCACAAGTGTACCTAAGTATGAGCAAAAGATGCCAATGAATGCATCCACCCCTGCAAAGCAGCTTATGGGAGGTGCCCCGAGAGCCTTGAGCGCTCCTTACCGACTCTGATGTAAACATGGGTGTGCTGCTCAACCCAGACAGGAAAGATGGCTCTTGGAAACACCACTCGAATCTGGTCAAGAAGATGTCTCTCAAGGGAGGAAGCATGCAGTTCCTGGGAAAAAGTGATACcattataaattaaatactgcatgcatttttaacatttgtttgaagaaaaatatctgaatgTCTCTTTCTAATACACTActtgaaatataaaatacaacTAAACTCTACCACATTTAGTATTTTCATAGAGGCTGAAAAGAATGGGGCATTGTGCAAAAAACTGCCTTGAGTCAGAATCTCTGTCATCTGTAAGACGAGAATGTGAACAATGAAAGAGGTTTTATTACCAGAATTTCCCAATCATCTGCTGTAAGTGGTTCCACCTCTACTTGCTGACAGGAGGACACATGGGAACAGGGTTCAAGAAACACCTGGCAAAAGTAACACCAAAATATTTAActccttattttaaaatatagaaaagGTTCATCTTTACTTCAACTAGAAAACTGACATCTCGTTCATTATATGTTTTTGTTACTTAAAACACACACCATCCTAATAAGCAGTGAATATTAAAAGCATCGGGAGTTGTATCAGTTAATAAATGTgattaaaaatcaatttttaataCACCTTGATCATATAACCATCCTTCCactttttaatctttatttttaaatcctcaGGATTttagaaagctgaaaaattcaTTCACTTGTGCATACATTTAGAACCAgctgaaaaataaggaaaaagtaCAATAGAAAACCAAGACCAGCTCCTTAATGAATGGTTTCATAGGAAGCAGTCCCATCTCCCCAGAATAGTTTTGATATCATGTGAATCAGGAGGAATGGTAAAAGCTGTTGTGGCTTAGTTCTTTCAGAATGCGTTAAATACAGACTTCGAAAGTCACTTTTTACCAAAGGTTTCATttgaccaaaacaaaaaacaaacaaaaaaaaaaaaaaaaaaaaaaaaaaaaaaaaaaaaaaaacaatttgcaAACAACATCTTCcaattaattttcaaagaaacatcattaattttttcctgaGATAAAACTAGTTACCTATCCTCCGAGAGAATTATGCTTGTAATTACAATGTAATTTCACATTAGCAAAAAAGTAACAATCAGATTTGAAATCCTATGTCCTTAGTCTGAAGCAATAAATGAGAATAccttttccccagcacagcaaataGAAGATACACAGCAAACATGTAACTCCTGAATCCAAAACAATGGTGAAACTATCTAATTAATCATGTATTTATTGGACTGTAGAGATGATTATTCCCAGATAATAGCTGGGTGAGATCCTCTTAGGTTTCCTTTATCaattgtttttctgttgaagGCTATTAATTGCTAGAACTAAAAAGGCTAGATGCCTGGCTGCTCAACTACTAACTTGGAAATTTCTGCAAACAGACACATAATTTctagagaaaatacatttaaaaagtaatgAAGGAAAGAATACACTGCTCTGAGTCACATTCTTTGATGTCTTCTATTATGTTGAACAAAATTCTGCATATAAGAGAATAGGCAAATATGGATATACTACACAATAACACTGTGCAAAGCAGTACTTTTCTATTCATGTTTGCTTAAATGTCCACCTATTAGTAGAAGATAAATCCTTTGATTTTGAGATTTTAGTAGTCCCACATCAGAAAACCCTGTCTGCCTCTTGGGCATCTCTGACTTCTGCTAAATGAGAGAGTAGTTTATGAAAAGTTTAACAGAGTGATCAAGAGTAAGAGGTGAATGTACAAGAAGTAGATAGATACACAGATAGATAAACAGACAAATAGATATTCATAAGGGGTGAATACCAATATTGTAAGAGAAAGGGACACATGGTACAGGGGTAAAAAAAGGCATGAAAAGTTAAACCCCAAGTAAGTTAAACAAGAATATGCAGAAAGTCAATAGCTACTTTGAAACAACAAACTCCAAGCAAATTATTCCCATTCCAAATTTTTCAACTGCTTAAAAGTGTACTTTCTAAAAATTAATGTCACTGAAGATAGTTGTTCCAGCCCTGCAAAGACCTACCCACAAGCCTATCCTAACATTGTTTAGGCAGTTGTTAATGGTTTAATGAGCAAATCTTTTTATATTCAATAAATTTCATGACAGTTAACTTTTCTCATGAGCAGATGTAAATGAAGCAACTGTCTAAATACAGGAAACAAGGTCATAGCTAACTCATGAAGTATTAACTTTTCACTTATTTTCCAATATAATctttatttaaacagaaaacaaagacagcATTTCAAACCTGTTCGCCATCTGTGATGCCAAGTTTCTCTGCCAAATGTCTATTAATCTCTGCAATATTTTCACCCTGGTGACCTCGATGCCTGGTTTCCATCCAGCTCAAAAATACTGGTTGATGACCACAGGATACTTTCACAGCTTGGCCCTATgagtttcaaagaaaataaattcatagaAAACCAGCTAAATAAGATGACTATTAGAAAACCTAAACCGTATTTGATTAGAGAGATCAAAGGAATTAAAGATATTATCTGGATTTTATGCCTTGTTTGCACAACTCTCAACATGGAAGTGACTGTTGGTTTCAATTCTTTAACAGCTTTCTATTTTTATGGACTATTTCTaagtaagaaaattatttcttttttctttcttctacatGATAGggtatcaaaaatattttacaggaaTGTGTAACTGCACATTTGTATTGCccaaatgaggaaaagaaataaacataTACTTAGTTTTCACAAAACCTATAACATTTACATGGTCTTCAAGAGTGCTTCCGTGACATAACTGAAGTAAGTCAAAAATCGTATTAACTCAGACCAAAATGATCAATCAATCTGTTTCAGAACTGCACAGGTATTTTGATGTCAAACTGAAGAACTTATCTAACATCTTCTGCAATTAGATTCAGCTTTTGATTTCATTTATCccctttttaacatttttattcatgAGATGTATTTAAGATGCTACTTCTATCAAGTTTTCTGAGATTCTATCTTTTCATTTAGCAGTTCATGTTAACCAAGAGCAGGAGTGCACCATAACAGTGTACAGAATGACACTACAAGACTTCAAAACAACTGCACtcctttctcatttcttttgcCAGCAGATCTGTAAAACACTCAGAAATTGCAGCTGAAATGAACCTCACATTCAATACTGCATTTCTTCCAATTCCACCAACCTCCTTCTACTATCCCAAAGATGAACGAGCAGGTTTTTTACACACCTACGTTGTTTTCCTGTTGTGAAATGCCCTTTTTGGCCTTGAGAAATCAGGCTACCCACGCCGAGGGAGGCCTGCTCAGCCCACAGGGGCTGTGCGAGAACTCCTGAGCTTTGCTCGCACCTTTCTCGGCTCGTTCCTGCCAATTTCCACCCTGTTCTACTGAAGCTCTTAGTTCTGTGCTCATGGCACAAGAGGCACACGGCGTCTCTCCTCCCGTTTCCACGTGTGAAATGTTATCTACAGTGTAAGGTGCATTCCCCGCAGCTGACCCCGCGTcctcagcagggctctgcaTGACGGGAGCGCCTTTCTACAGTGACACAATTTATGTACACCAAGAATGAGGATTCTGCATGGATTTGTCACCTCTTCTCCTACCTGAGTTAAATATTTACACATTATTCGCTTCATGCTAGCACGCTACGGGGAAAACTGGTATGAAGTGGGGAGTGTTGAGAGAGACGCAGATGCCCACAGTCCCAGACTAGGTCGAGGAAGAAAAATTCCCGCGTTTTATTAGGAATGGATGACGATACTGGTACACGCAGGAGGTGAAGGAAGGAGGGGTTCCCCGATGTCTCCCTGTGAGGGGTCCCGGCTACAGGGAGGGCTGAGTCgtgagggaagggaggagggctcTGTATCGCCACGGCAACAGGACACGGGGGTGCGCTCACGGaatcctccctgcctgcctgagGCGTCCCTGCGCCCGGGCCCCGAGCGGCGCCGCCCCGGTACCTGCTGCAGGCGGAGGAGCGAGGCCAGCGCGGGCGGCAGGTGCAGGAAGCAGTCGCGGGTCCCGCTCAGGACGATGGTGGCGGTGGCTCCACCGGGGTCGCCACAGCCCCACATGGCCACGGCCACCCGGCCCTGCGCGCCCGCTCCGCTCGGGCGCGGAGTCGCCTGCCAGGCGCGCGCGGGGGTAATGCGCCCTGCCACCCCCGGGGCAATGGTACAACCCACTGCCGGCCAATGCGGGTGCAGCATTTCCCCGCCGCCTGCCTCTGATTGGCTCGTTCGCCGCTGACTGCGGTTCTTCCTCCCCTCTGCACGGAGAGAGCCAATGGGGGCTGCGCACCGCGGAGCGCGGTGGGCGATGGGAAGATGGCGGCCGGCAGCAGCGGTGCCCCGGGTGCTCCGTGCCGGCACCATGCGCAGCTGGGAGCCTGCGAATCGCGCGCCAAGTACCGCGAGGGGTGGCGGCCGCGCGCTGTGAAGGTGCTGGGGCGGGGGGCAGTGTCGGGCGGAGCTGCTGTgggtgagggagctggggggcgGCCTGGCCTGCGCTGTTCCCGGGGAGGCAGGGAACAAGGCCTTGGGCCTGGCGTGCTGCGCGGCAGGAGCTTCTCGTTACTGTAGCAGAACTGCAGATTTGGGTATCTCTATGTGCTCAGAGTGTGCAACGAGCTGTAGCGTGGCTGGCGTCAGAAAGGAACCGCTAAActtggaaaggacctctaaGTCCAATCCGGATGTGTTTCCAGCCTCTTGacaggaagttgtagagagcGATAAGGTTTTCCCGAACCACCTTTTTTCCAGGGCGAGCCTCCCTCAGCTCgctgagctgctcctcatcagacctGTGACCCAGAGCCTTCACACCAGCtccgttgcccttctctggacatgctccgGCAGCTCAGAGTCCTGGAGAGAGAGGCCCTGAATTGAACCCAGGATCTGAGGTGTGGTCTTACCAGTGCAGGAACAATGTTCACTCCCTGCATGCACGCATAAGGCACGTCTCTTTCACTGTCACCACCCTCCTGTAAAATTTCAAACCCTCCATACTTCATGAAGTCTCAAAGCTATTAAATTCTTTTATTCTTCCAAGTGTACACGGTGGGACAGAGAACAGAGAGCCTTGTGCCACCACAGACATCCAGCCATCACTGGGCTCTGGAGGGATACATTCAGGAGAAACAGTATGGATGTCCCAAGTGTGGAAAAGAACTTATTTGAATCTCTTCTTCCTGGACAAGAAGGAGGTAGAAGGACACTCCtgtccccccccaaaaaaaaaaaatattgcatagCAAAAGCATCAGGTTCCTTCAATCACTTGCTCCCAAAATAATGTAGGTGGGAGTATGCTGGTGCCACAAGAAAACTTATGTAACCTGCCTGTGGAGACTGTTTTTTATAGTGGAAGTTTAAGAGTTGATTTCCCAAGCATTCCCACTTTGTCcagatttggtttttttttgagaaatacaTGTAACTTATGCAGTCttaaatgtttgtgttttgggttgaattttttatttttaacaaactCAGAATAAATTTCATTTGATCTCAGGGATGAGCTGCCTAGCTGTCTGTTGTACTTAGTGAGCCATCAAAAAGCTTTGCTTAGAGTGTTAGATGACAGTCACTAcacaaagcagaagagaatggctggtttggtttttaaccTGCTGGGAGAAGACCTTGTTTGTCTCAGCATCCAGATTTTATCTGCGTGTCTTAAAAACGTATGCTGTTGGATCTCTATGGCAAGGAGACAGCGCTGCACATACAGGATTTATCCCAGGGAATTGGAGTAATTGTTTTTAAACTCCCCCGTGTggaaaaaagcagtttttcttaCCTGCATATCTTCTCTGCCTGTGAAGAAGTCTgttttttcagtggtttttttttttttgtattttgacaGTACCTCCTATGAACTGGTTACTAGTACATCTTGCATGAAAGTTGGCCAGAGACTTAAGAGATTTTACTCAGCAACTGGCAGTAGTACTCTGACCTTGTGCAGAAAAGTCAAGTCTCATTTGTGTTCTACTATGCATGAGAGGCTCAAGTTCAGCTCTTGCTCGGTGATGAATAACCATGCACATACTGCCCTGCAAAACAGAGTACATAGGGCTTTTCAGCATTCTGAGAGAATTTGGAGAACAacaggaaacatggagaaaaTGCCTGCCTTTTGCAATAAAGCGAGAAAGGGAATGTTTTTGAATagtctttgtttttgtttttttttcaggtgtaCACTATCAACTTGGAATCTCGCTATTTATTGATACAAGGAGTTCCTGCATTAGGTGTTATGAAGGAATTAGTTGAACAATTTGCATTATATGGTGCCATTGAGGAATATCATGCTCTAGATGAATATCCAGCAGAGCAATTTACTGAAGTGTATCTTATAAAATTCAAAAAACTCCAATGTGCAAGGTATTGGACAGGGCAGTATCTGCCTCTTGCTGTCTTAATCTTTTACACCTTCTGTGTTTGCAATATGTTAAGTTTCTAGAGAGCTAGAGTAAAATTCTCAGTTTTGTCAATACACTTTAATTCCCTTCAGGGTggccaagaaaaaaatggatgaaCGAAGTTTCTTTGGTAGTTTGCTGCATGTGTGCTATGCTCCAGAATTTGAAACAGTCCAAGAAACTAGAGAGAAGCTGCAGGATAGAAGAAAGTATATAGCAAAAGCAACAAATCAAAGAGGTTTGTGATTAAATTTCCTGTAAAATGTTAATGTTCTTCAGGGCTGGGTGGAGTTTTTGCTAAAATGCCCcttaaagaaaacactttttacCTACCTCTTTTAAAGGTGCTATAGTGTGTTGACACTGGCCAgatgccaggcacccaccaaagctgctcacTTACTGCCCTCCACAAActggacagaggagagaaaatttaaCAAACAGTTCATAGGTTGAgacaaggacagggagagagatCAGTCATCAAATACCACTGAGGGCAAAACAGGCCCAACTTAGAGACATAAAATGAATTTATTGCTAAcaaatgagaagtaaaataagcccttACAAACACCTTCCTCCACTCCCCCTCCAGTTTTACCCCAGCAGTGCAAGGGGTCAGGGAATGGGGTTTATGCTCAGTTCATCACCTGTGGCTTCTCCtactgctcagggagaggagttgTTCCCCTGCTGCACCGTGGGGTGGCACAGGAGACAGTTCTCTGTGAACTTCTGCAAATGTGAGCTCATCTCacgagcagcagctccctgtgaccTGCTGCAGTGTGAGTCCATCCCATGGGGAACAGTCCTCTCCAAAGTGCTGCAGTGTGAGTCCATCCCATAGGGAACAGTCCTCCCCAAAGTGCTGCAGTGTGAGTCCATCCCATGGGGAacagtcctccaaggacaggctgctccagcctgggagcagggtCCCTTTCTCCACTGGCATCCTgcagggtcacagcctcctcccagGCATCCAGGTGCTCTGGTGTGGGGCTCTtccacgggctgtgggtggatccctgcatccccctgtgatcctccatgggctgcaggggcacatcTGCCTCACCGTGgtctgcaccaggggctgcaggggactcttggctccagcacctggagcacctcctgccctccttctgcactgaccttggtgtctgcagggctgtttctctcACGTTCTCGCTCTGCCCTTCTCTGGCTGTAGTTAAAACTGCACAGCCacttatttcattttccttcttaacCTTTGTTACGACCATTTCTTATCGGCCCAGCCTTGGCCACTGGCACATCCATCTTTGGAGCCACCACAaattggctctgctggacagtgaggaagctgctggcagcttctcacacaAGCCACCCGTGTAGCCCTCCCACTGggccatgcaaacccaatacaGATGCATTTTAAGTATGTTTACAGGAGGTATCTCTCAGTATTTAGAGAACTATATccttttcaaagtaatttttttggcTTTGGTTAAGgctaaaataatgaaatgcttACGTGTTAATAATGAAGTATTTCCTTCacgttttgttttctttaaaacttaCCAGGAATTTAAAGTACTggcaggaaatttgggatcaCACTTTGACCATTGTTGCAGCCTCCTCAGGCATGCCAAAGGGACAGTTTTGGAAGGAGGATGACTATAACAGAACATTCAAAAAAATTTCTCCAGCCCACATCTTTGCACTGGGGGAATGTTAAGAATGGATTGTGTTTACAAAGGCTCCTGTACCACTGAGTTCCCAGGCAGCAGTGAAGGCAGGGCAAGCTGAGGAATAAGCAAAGAATGAGCACAAAATTCTCTCTTGTGCTCACATACTTGGGTATCATTTTTCATTGTGTGAGGATTTCTAAAGGGATTAACCCACTGATTTTTAACATCAAAACATCTGGGTTTTTTCAATGTTACAAACTGGCAAAGGCAGTAGACTGGAAAGCTTGTTTGAAAGTTGAATTTGTTATATttgaagcttaaaaaaaaatcacaggtaCTGGGAGTCAAATAGCATTGGTattgtttctgcatttttatagAAAGTTTTGTACTTTGGTTTTAGAACTAATAACGACATGAAATGTGAAgatgcttctttgtttttgttttaaagattgCTTTGTGTTAAGGAAAGTAGAAGGCCCTAAAAAGACAGCCTCAAAGAACTCTGAGCAAGACTGTCCATGGAGTACATCGGGATCACATGTAGCCAGTAACTGGGATCCATCCTGCTTTACAAGTTTTCCTGGGGTATCCCACAACACAGCATACCCATCTGGGAATCAGAATCAGAGCCTGTTAACATCTCCACACTATGATAACAATTGTGCTGAAATTCCTGGGTACTTTGGTCAAAACACATCTTTAACTCCAGGTGTACATCCAGGAGGACATACTCCACCAGCTTCTTTAATGCAGCAAAGAATGGTTCCAGCTTACAATGGAATTGACAGGTTTATGCCTCGTACAACTCATCTGCAAGAACGtaagaggaagagagaagaaggCAGCAAATTTTCCCTCATTGGAACAAGTGAGGACAATACTGAAGTTGTTATTGGTCCACAACTACCAGAAATACCTAAAGTGGATATGGATGATGAGTCTTTGAATACTTCAGCTACATTAATTCgaaataaactgaaagaggTATGGGTTCTTAAAGTTATGATAGTTCAAACATAGGTGCTTGTTATCCATAAAATTAGTGACTCTCTGATGGCTTTATTCAGCATTTACTCATTATCAGTTTATCTGCCACTTAAAGCTAGTGCTCTTACTATTTAACTTTTCCACAATCTAGAATATTGTAGGCAGTTCTACTCCAGACCTCTTACACTACGCCTGGGAAAGTGTAAATGTCAGTGCATGATCTTACATGACTTTTAgtaaaccactttttttttccccccacatgTGAAGGCATGTTAACTTTGCACATAGTCCTGCTGACTCCAGTGTGCTACTTTTATTTGGttactggaagaaaaataatggaagtCAGAGTTCAATGTTTCTTTGCTCCAACATTCCTTATGCCATCAAAAGCTGTACAGAATCACTATTTTCATGCTGAGAAGCATGTGTTAAGCTATACATCCTTTTATGGAGGATATAATTATCaatatgtaatatataataGATAATATATCAATAAGCAGGTCAAACATTCCTGATAGAACATTTCATTTACATTAAGATATGAAAAAGCTCCCTTGACTAACTAGATTGATTCGAAAGTGCGTATCTTATAAATAAGCACCCTttctattaaattaattttgaaattacatGTCCAAACGCatgcttctgctttccctttgtTCCCTGAAATAGATCTGAGTTTATAAAGCACATTAAACCTTGCTTGAAAACACCTCTGTTAGGAAGATGGGAGATGACATATGTAATACTATATCACTGACTATCTGAAATCAGTTTGTGTagttaaatacaaaaaaaggtGGTGCTAAGACTTAGAAGTTTCATCTCTCTTGTGTTTAATTCTGCCTTTGGTGTTACTTTTTGCCTCTAGTCAGCAGGAAAATTCAATACAAGTGTGATGATAATAAATTCCTCCCAATATTCATATCTTGGAGATGTAGTCTTACTCTAAAATGAGCATTAAAAAAGTAATGGTTACaggttattaattttttttcccctccaattTAGGTAGCAGATTCTGTTTCAACGGCTGTGGAAAAgccagagagcagctcagccaaACCACTTGTAAAGCAGAGAAGAAGAATATAGATGCTGCTGGCAGCATCTTCTAATAGTTCTTTTGTAAAGAATATAgtttgaaatacatatttttatgtaaaaaataaaactttctttATACTGTATTTCCTGGTGATTCCCTGTTAAAGATGGTGTCAGTTTGTTGCTTGGAATGAAGAAACCAATATACCATACCTCATATTGTAACATTTTATAAATCACAGAAGAACTCTATTTAGGTAGAGTTACAgaagtaaattaatttattcaataGCTTTAACAGCAATGAAATACTGAAACTTAGGAGCAACTTGAAACTATTACTGGTTTTACTATATCACAAAGAATGGTGAAGATGAAGACCCCTGTTAACAGTATGCAGCAATGGAGTTACAACTTGGGAGTTACTATTTAGGAGTTTCCCGGAAAATTTTCTGTTCAAATGAGATACtgctctgttaaaaaaaaaaaaaaaaagaggaaaaaggtcAATTTTCAGAAAAGATTCTATTTAGTCAGAAAAAGTACTGAACTGCGTATGTAGTGAAGACTGTCTCTTGCTTTTTAGCTTAGAAAAGGTAAATCTACACCATCAATGGTGTCCAGCATTAATTGGCAGACCAGCCAGAATATTCAAAGTTATAACTGAaggggaaattaaaattttaactgCTCAGCAGTAGGAGTGTGTCACCAAGGAATGATCTGGCAATGAATGATGTAGGGCAAGAAGGCCCAGCTGCAGAATGAGATAAACTGGATGGAAACAGTAATGCTAGATACTGGGATGACACTGTAAAGGACTGATATTTCCCTTAGTGATGAAATTAGTATCTGCAGCATTGTGCTGCAACAACCTTGGAATGGGAGTGCTCAGGAGCTACCTTTGGGTAGTGGAACTGGCCCTGAGAGGATGAACCCAACACTGGCCTAAGATGCTCCATGCTGCCATTCACAGGATTAGTGCAAGTGTCTGTAGTAGTGCAGGTGTCTGTAGGGAATTGGCttgtgcaggttttttttttaactcaagGTTAATGTACCTTTATGTCTGGCAAACATGGTCCAAAGGCTTCTAAGAGAAGGTTTTCATCTCTGACTGCTTTTTCAAAGTCTGTAAAAGAAAGCTTGCCATCGTGATCATGGTCCTGCAAAAGGAAGGGAACACTTCAGCAAAGGATTACTAATTGTAGTTTTGTTTAACGGGTGTTTAAAGAACATGGATTCTATTTTTAGTTTGATTTGCAAATTGGGGGTCATCAGTTTCTGCTCAGAAAAGGTTTGTGTGACTTGCCTCTACCTAAGGCAAAAAGGGTGGGattgaaaaattgaaaagataggttaaaataaaaggacttgGGATGCAAGACCTGGCTTTAAATTTTTGACCACCACCATGGAAGGGGAGAGTATATATCTTGATTTGATTAAAATATTGACAGACTGGTCTGATATTCTAGATTAAGCACTGTAAAACAAGCTTCACATTAATAACCTTGAGTTTAGTATTACATAAATTGGATAAAGACATTTCATGATCAGTTGATAAAACACAAATATACTTACAAATGAAGCTGCTGCAGATGCCTGCACTGATGGAATAAATGCAGCTTACACTTTCGAGTTTTCCACTTCTGACTAGGTTTTTGCTTTGACTGGGCATGCACAGATGTGTATGCACATATACACATGCAAATTTATACATAAAATGTATAGTACATTCACATACTAAATTAATAGTTTCGTATGAGAATACTGGACAGGGACTCATTAGATCTGGTTAGATTTCTGTCTGTCCTCAGGAGACTTGAAGAATCCCACTGTAAATAAGACACCTTATTTTGTTACTTCATGGAAAGGTTTTAAGTATCAGTGAATGTCTGAAAGAGCCTCAAGTATCACAGTAAGTAAGTACTTGCCATTTTCTTCAGTGCTATCTCTACCAAGTCCTTAACTCCTTCATCAGGCTCTTCATCTGTTGGTTGTATGAGAAGGCTGTTTTTCAGCATTTGAAACATTTCCTCTCTCGAAATGTATCCATCACCATTCAGGTCATAAATGGCAAAACAGActtttgaaatacaaataaatttcaAGTTAATTACAAACTATAATTGCATACCATTTAAGCTGTTACCTGTAGACAGAAAATGTGACCTGTACATTCTACATTATCAATTGAGCCAAATTTACCATATATGTGCTGAAACACTCCTGGCAAACACTTGTGACAGATAAAACTGCATCACTACATGTATCTTCTATAGTGCTTACAGCAGGAATGCATATTTTACTGTTTGTGGTTGTCCTGACACACTGAATTGCATCCTGGGCACACATCCTAATGCTCTGACACCCCTGACCACTTTCCAGATGAATTTATA encodes:
- the RBM48 gene encoding RNA-binding protein 48 isoform X1, producing MAAGSSGAPGAPCRHHAQLGACESRAKYREGWRPRAVKVYTINLESRYLLIQGVPALGVMKELVEQFALYGAIEEYHALDEYPAEQFTEVYLIKFKKLQCARVAKKKMDERSFFGSLLHVCYAPEFETVQETREKLQDRRKYIAKATNQRDCFVLRKVEGPKKTASKNSEQDCPWSTSGSHVASNWDPSCFTSFPGVSHNTAYPSGNQNQSLLTSPHYDNNCAEIPGYFGQNTSLTPGVHPGGHTPPASLMQQRMVPAYNGIDRFMPRTTHLQERKRKREEGSKFSLIGTSEDNTEVVIGPQLPEIPKVDMDDESLNTSATLIRNKLKEVADSVSTAVEKPESSSAKPLVKQRRRI
- the RBM48 gene encoding RNA-binding protein 48 isoform X2, producing the protein MSQVWKRTYLNLFFLDKKEVYTINLESRYLLIQGVPALGVMKELVEQFALYGAIEEYHALDEYPAEQFTEVYLIKFKKLQCARVAKKKMDERSFFGSLLHVCYAPEFETVQETREKLQDRRKYIAKATNQRDCFVLRKVEGPKKTASKNSEQDCPWSTSGSHVASNWDPSCFTSFPGVSHNTAYPSGNQNQSLLTSPHYDNNCAEIPGYFGQNTSLTPGVHPGGHTPPASLMQQRMVPAYNGIDRFMPRTTHLQERKRKREEGSKFSLIGTSEDNTEVVIGPQLPEIPKVDMDDESLNTSATLIRNKLKEVADSVSTAVEKPESSSAKPLVKQRRRI
- the RBM48 gene encoding RNA-binding protein 48 isoform X3, translated to MKELVEQFALYGAIEEYHALDEYPAEQFTEVYLIKFKKLQCARVAKKKMDERSFFGSLLHVCYAPEFETVQETREKLQDRRKYIAKATNQRDCFVLRKVEGPKKTASKNSEQDCPWSTSGSHVASNWDPSCFTSFPGVSHNTAYPSGNQNQSLLTSPHYDNNCAEIPGYFGQNTSLTPGVHPGGHTPPASLMQQRMVPAYNGIDRFMPRTTHLQERKRKREEGSKFSLIGTSEDNTEVVIGPQLPEIPKVDMDDESLNTSATLIRNKLKEVADSVSTAVEKPESSSAKPLVKQRRRI